The proteins below come from a single Hypanus sabinus isolate sHypSab1 unplaced genomic scaffold, sHypSab1.hap1 scaffold_2108, whole genome shotgun sequence genomic window:
- the LOC132387699 gene encoding ribonuclease inhibitor-like: LTDVSLTDSGAEDLDSALITNPSLTGLILSGNKLGDSGVKLVSAALRNPECKIQRLGLRGVGLTDSGAEDLVSALSTNPSLTWLELTSNSLTDRSVPALRRLILTLRSLKLIWLAVNRFSETGMKELRSLQGVRPGLMVDL; encoded by the exons tctGACCGATGtcagtctcacagattctggtgccgaggatctcgacTCCGCTCTcattacaaacccatcactgacggggcTGATCCTGAGTGGTAATAAactgggggattcaggagtgaaactggtgtctgcggctctgaggaacccggagtgtaaaatacagagactggg gctgaggggtgtcggtctcacagattctggggccgaggatcttgtctccgctctcagtacaaacccatcactgacgtggCTGGAGCTGACATCaaactctctgacagaccgatctgtccccgctctccgccgcctcatactgaccctccggAGCCTGAAGCTGatctg gctggcggtgaatcggttcagtgagaccgggatgaaggaactgagatctctacagggagtcagacccggactgatggtggatctgtga